The genome window CGCCGAGGACGCCGCCGAAGAGCGCGACGAGGAAGAGCTTGAAGAGGTCCACCGGCAGCCCGAGGATGAACAGCCCCGGCAGCGTGAAGATCGAGCCGGCGACGATCAGCCCCGAGGCGGCGCCGATCGACTGGACGATCACGTTCTCGAGGATCGTCGAGCGGCGCGGGAAGAGCTGCCCCAGCCCGACCGCGAGGATCGCGATCGGGATCGCGGCCTCGAACACCTGCCCGACCTTGAAGCCGAGGAAGGCGGC of bacterium contains these proteins:
- a CDS encoding OPT/YSL family transporter, producing METGRSTLPDNAYRKLNAGETYQPLVGAREAMREWTPRSVSMGVFFAALFSAAAAFLGFKVGQVFEAAIPIAILAVGLGQLFPRRSTILENVIVQSIGAASGLIVAGSIFTLPGLFILGLPVDLFKLFLVALFGGVLG